The Streptomyces sp. NBC_00670 genome window below encodes:
- a CDS encoding glutathione peroxidase, which yields MTTVENSGSPTSSVLDVEIGALRGGSAELAQYAGRAVLVVNVASKCGLTPQYEGLERLQERYASRGFTVLGVPCNQFLGQEPGSAEEIAEFCSATYGVTFPMTEKVEVNGEGRHPLYARLAGVADAEGYAGDVRWNFEKFLVGRDGAVVARFAPQVEPESAEVVAAVEGVLG from the coding sequence ATGACGACCGTAGAGAACTCCGGATCCCCCACGTCCTCCGTCCTCGATGTCGAGATCGGTGCGCTGCGAGGCGGCTCCGCCGAGCTGGCGCAGTACGCCGGGCGGGCCGTCCTCGTCGTGAACGTCGCCTCCAAGTGCGGGCTGACGCCGCAGTACGAGGGGCTCGAGCGGTTGCAGGAGCGGTATGCCTCGCGGGGGTTCACCGTGCTGGGCGTGCCCTGCAACCAGTTCCTCGGGCAGGAGCCGGGGAGTGCGGAGGAGATCGCGGAGTTCTGCTCGGCGACGTACGGGGTGACCTTTCCGATGACCGAGAAGGTCGAGGTGAACGGGGAGGGGCGGCATCCGCTGTATGCGCGGCTGGCCGGGGTCGCGGATGCGGAGGGGTATGCCGGGGATGTGCGGTGGAACTTCGAGAAGTTCCTGGTGGGGAGGGACGGGGCGGTGGTCGCGCGGTTCGCTCCGCAGGTTGAGCCGGAGTCCGCGGAGGTGGTGGCCGCGGTGGAGGGGGTGCTGGGGTAG
- a CDS encoding zinc-ribbon domain-containing protein: MIIFGTRGYLYQLAILTLVCGRCGNPAAHTLRKRVTKFTLFFIPLFPVSSKYATQCTFCGAEQKIIKEQADQLLAHAAAGQAAAQQPQQPPQQAQPPYQP; this comes from the coding sequence GTGATCATCTTCGGCACCAGGGGCTACCTGTACCAGCTCGCGATACTGACGCTGGTGTGCGGGCGGTGCGGTAACCCCGCCGCGCACACGCTCAGGAAGCGCGTCACGAAGTTCACGCTGTTCTTCATCCCGCTGTTCCCCGTGTCGTCGAAGTACGCGACGCAGTGCACGTTCTGCGGTGCCGAGCAGAAGATCATCAAGGAGCAGGCCGACCAGCTCCTGGCTCACGCCGCCGCCGGCCAGGCCGCCGCCCAGCAGCCGCAGCAGCCCCCGCAGCAGGCGCAGCCGCCGTACCAGCCCTGA
- a CDS encoding ArsR/SmtB family transcription factor — MGWWEVNADTLAGSRFVVSPLAETFAALRLLHTGQARHPGERAWLDARLPAHRRRLAADPVTALLVRAGLGPDWIADFLTPTPRGGETFEQEVARVRDARPDAARSHVRRALRGAPLPAALDRDDLPVRAAALLTAVWTEAVRPDWDRRRRVLEADVATRTEQVGRGGWAAALDGLGPGKRWLGGNRLQVNTHAYPPQEIAGARLAFVPVTPQRIGWVSWEEPERYAVVYPCAGALADPGGAVVPEGLGALLGTARARVLVLLDSPLSTSQLVALTGQGLGSVGRHLRVLRDARLVERRRVGRSVLYGRTGAGEVLVAAQRVGGA, encoded by the coding sequence GTGGGCTGGTGGGAGGTGAACGCCGACACGCTCGCCGGAAGCCGGTTCGTCGTCTCGCCGCTCGCCGAGACCTTCGCCGCGCTGCGGTTGCTGCACACCGGGCAGGCCCGGCACCCGGGCGAACGGGCCTGGCTGGACGCCCGGCTGCCCGCCCACCGGCGGCGGCTGGCGGCCGACCCGGTCACCGCGCTGCTCGTCCGCGCCGGGCTCGGACCGGACTGGATCGCCGACTTCCTCACGCCCACGCCCCGGGGCGGCGAGACCTTCGAGCAGGAGGTCGCGCGGGTGCGGGACGCCCGCCCCGACGCGGCCCGGAGCCATGTCCGGCGCGCGCTGCGCGGCGCCCCGCTCCCCGCCGCCCTCGACCGCGACGACCTGCCCGTCCGTGCCGCCGCCCTGCTCACCGCCGTGTGGACCGAGGCCGTACGGCCCGACTGGGACCGGCGGCGCCGCGTGCTGGAGGCCGACGTCGCCACCCGCACGGAACAGGTCGGCCGGGGCGGCTGGGCGGCGGCGCTCGACGGGCTCGGCCCGGGCAAGCGCTGGCTCGGCGGCAACCGGCTCCAGGTCAACACGCACGCGTACCCGCCGCAGGAGATCGCGGGGGCCCGGCTCGCCTTCGTGCCGGTCACGCCGCAGCGGATCGGGTGGGTGTCGTGGGAGGAGCCGGAACGTTACGCCGTCGTCTACCCGTGCGCCGGGGCGCTGGCCGATCCCGGCGGGGCCGTCGTGCCCGAGGGGCTCGGCGCGCTCCTCGGGACCGCGCGGGCGCGGGTGCTCGTCCTGCTCGACTCCCCGCTCAGCACGAGCCAACTGGTCGCGCTGACGGGACAGGGGCTCGGCTCCGTCGGCCGTCATCTGCGGGTGCTGCGGGACGCGCGGCTGGTGGAGCGGCGGCGGGTGGGGAGGTCGGTGCTGTACGGGCGGACGGGGGCGGGGGAGGTACTGGTCGCCGCGCAGCGGGTGGGGGGCGCGTAG
- a CDS encoding MFS transporter has product MRSHSAGYSALFRTREFTPLFLSTALQTAASTIGGLALGTLVYRATASPLLSAVSMFGPQLAQVVGASTLLSGADRLPPRTALTGVSLCFALATAAMAVPGLPLGAVFALLLLQGLVQSLAGGVRWGLLNEILSTGPAEIHVKGGYLLGRSTFNMMSGLTQITGFATGGVLVTLLSPRTTLLTSAALYAAGALLTRTGLSRREPRATGRPSLARTWRANVTLLADRPRRLVYLGLWVPNGLIVGCESLYVSYAPDRAGLLFACGACGMFAGDVVTGRFLPPAARARLVTPLLLLLAAPYLLFALHPAVPVAAACAALASVGFGASLLQQERLMSLTPDALTGHALGLHSAGMLTMQGVSASAAGTLAQLTSPATAMTAMAAASLAVTASLGLAASGSARPPVVLRAGTAAAPAAGAAAAAGRRPGRRRREPGAGRPAP; this is encoded by the coding sequence ATGCGCAGCCACTCCGCGGGCTACTCCGCCCTCTTCCGCACCCGGGAGTTCACGCCCCTCTTCCTCTCCACCGCCCTCCAGACCGCCGCGTCCACGATCGGCGGCCTGGCGCTCGGCACGCTGGTGTACCGCGCGACAGCCTCGCCGCTGCTCTCCGCGGTGAGCATGTTCGGCCCCCAACTCGCCCAGGTGGTGGGCGCGTCGACGCTGCTGTCCGGCGCGGACCGGCTGCCGCCGCGCACCGCGCTCACCGGTGTCTCGCTGTGCTTCGCGCTCGCCACGGCGGCGATGGCGGTGCCGGGCCTGCCGCTGGGAGCCGTCTTCGCGCTGCTCCTCCTCCAGGGCCTGGTCCAGTCCCTGGCCGGCGGCGTCCGCTGGGGCCTGCTGAACGAGATCCTCTCCACGGGCCCGGCGGAGATCCACGTCAAGGGCGGCTATCTGCTGGGGCGTTCGACGTTCAACATGATGAGCGGCCTCACCCAGATCACGGGCTTCGCCACGGGCGGCGTCCTGGTGACCCTGCTGTCACCCCGTACGACGCTGCTGACCTCGGCGGCGCTGTACGCGGCGGGCGCGCTGCTCACCCGGACGGGACTGTCCCGCCGGGAACCGAGGGCGACGGGCCGCCCGTCGCTCGCCCGCACCTGGCGGGCCAACGTCACGCTGCTCGCCGACCGCCCGCGCCGGCTCGTCTATCTGGGGCTGTGGGTCCCCAACGGCCTGATCGTCGGCTGTGAGTCGCTGTACGTGTCGTACGCGCCGGACCGCGCGGGTCTGCTGTTCGCGTGCGGGGCGTGCGGGATGTTCGCCGGCGACGTCGTCACGGGCCGCTTCCTGCCCCCGGCCGCCCGGGCCCGTCTCGTCACACCGCTGCTGCTTCTCCTGGCCGCCCCGTACCTGCTGTTCGCGCTGCACCCGGCGGTGCCGGTCGCGGCGGCGTGCGCGGCGCTGGCGTCGGTCGGCTTCGGCGCGAGCCTGCTCCAGCAGGAACGCCTGATGTCCCTCACCCCGGACGCCCTCACCGGCCATGCCCTCGGCCTGCACTCGGCGGGCATGCTGACGATGCAGGGCGTCAGCGCCTCGGCGGCCGGCACGCTCGCCCAACTGACGTCCCCCGCCACGGCGATGACGGCCATGGCGGCGGCCTCGCTCGCGGTGACGGCCTCGCTGGGACTCGCGGCGTCCGGGTCCGCCCGGCCGCCGGTCGTGCTCAGGGCTGGTACGGCGGCTGCGCCTGCTGCGGGGGCTGCTGCGGCTGCTGGGCGGCGGCCTGGCCGGCGGCGGCGTGAGCCAGGAGCTGGTCGGCCTGCTCCTTGA
- a CDS encoding FAD-dependent monooxygenase, whose product MSDSAAAHGRHERQDLHEGQDRRGQPYGREVSGDAHDATYDATSDATPDATYDVVVVGAGPVGLFLATELRTAGVRPVVLERLTEPDLGIKAAAVGAVAAEALERRGLGPALDKAEVTLPMAKAARARPGKARRPGGHFSALFVIDQDLQRDPDRHSRMVPQDALERILTARALELGIEIRRGVAVEDLTQDDEGVRVETTAGPLRAKYVVGCDGGRSTVRKLAGFAFPGTEPTLTGYQAAVELDAPEKLTPGWQRTPRGLITSIPGRVFTAEFDGPPADRDAPLTTDEVEAAIQRVSGTDVRVLSMEKATRWTDHARQAATYREGRVLLAGDAAHVHSPFGGQGLNLGLVDAANLGWKLAAAVGGREELLDSYTAERHPVGARVLENTRAQVALVRPDPLTDALRTIVGDLIRLPEGNRLVGEMLSGVGIRYDLGDDDPLVGTLAADRLLTLADGTVEYLYVLMEEGGGLLVSPSVRPLPHGVRHAHTKEGPSLLVRPDGCVAWTDASEASLDEALGRWF is encoded by the coding sequence ATGAGCGATTCCGCGGCAGCGCACGGCAGGCACGAGCGACAGGACCTGCACGAGGGGCAGGACAGGCGGGGGCAGCCCTACGGCCGGGAGGTGTCCGGGGACGCGCATGACGCCACGTACGACGCCACGTCCGACGCCACCCCCGACGCCACGTACGACGTCGTCGTCGTGGGCGCCGGGCCGGTCGGGCTCTTTCTCGCGACCGAGCTGCGGACCGCCGGCGTGCGCCCGGTCGTACTGGAGCGGCTCACCGAGCCCGACCTCGGCATCAAGGCGGCCGCGGTCGGCGCGGTCGCGGCCGAGGCGCTGGAACGGCGCGGCCTCGGGCCCGCGCTCGACAAGGCCGAGGTGACGCTGCCGATGGCCAAGGCGGCGCGCGCCCGCCCCGGGAAGGCGCGGAGGCCGGGCGGCCACTTCTCCGCGCTGTTCGTGATCGACCAGGACCTCCAGCGCGACCCGGACCGGCACAGCCGCATGGTGCCGCAGGACGCGCTCGAACGGATCCTGACCGCCCGCGCGCTCGAACTCGGCATCGAGATCCGCCGCGGCGTCGCCGTGGAGGACCTCACGCAGGACGACGAGGGCGTACGCGTCGAAACGACCGCCGGCCCGCTGCGCGCGAAGTACGTCGTCGGCTGCGACGGCGGCCGCAGCACCGTCCGCAAGCTCGCCGGCTTCGCGTTCCCCGGCACCGAACCGACGCTCACCGGCTACCAGGCCGCCGTCGAACTGGACGCGCCCGAGAAGCTCACGCCGGGCTGGCAGCGCACCCCGCGCGGACTGATCACGTCCATCCCGGGACGCGTCTTCACGGCGGAGTTCGACGGCCCGCCGGCCGACCGCGACGCGCCCCTCACCACGGACGAGGTCGAGGCGGCGATCCAGCGGGTCAGCGGCACGGACGTCCGCGTCCTGTCGATGGAGAAGGCGACCCGCTGGACCGACCACGCGCGCCAGGCGGCCACCTACCGCGAGGGCCGCGTCCTGCTCGCGGGCGACGCCGCGCACGTCCACTCGCCCTTCGGCGGCCAGGGGCTGAACCTCGGCCTCGTCGACGCGGCCAACCTCGGCTGGAAGCTCGCCGCGGCGGTCGGGGGCCGCGAGGAACTGCTCGACTCCTACACCGCCGAGCGCCACCCCGTCGGGGCGCGCGTCCTGGAGAACACCCGCGCGCAGGTCGCGCTCGTACGCCCCGATCCGCTCACCGACGCGCTCCGCACCATCGTCGGCGACCTCATCAGGCTCCCCGAGGGCAACCGCCTCGTCGGCGAGATGCTGTCGGGCGTCGGCATCCGCTACGACCTCGGCGACGACGACCCGCTCGTCGGCACCCTCGCGGCCGACCGGCTCCTCACCCTCGCCGACGGCACGGTGGAGTACCTCTACGTGCTGATGGAGGAGGGCGGCGGACTGCTCGTCTCGCCCTCGGTGCGCCCGCTGCCGCACGGTGTGCGCCACGCGCACACCAAGGAGGGCCCGTCGCTGCTCGTCCGCCCCGACGGCTGCGTCGCGTGGACGGACGCCTCGGAGGCGTCGCTCGACGAGGCACTGGGACGCTGGTTCTGA
- a CDS encoding MFS transporter, with the protein MAAAEPTHADDSRPGSRPTSRIALPADGPAAPGAEDRRGGRFAAAFAPLVRVFRRRPVLAVTILSGVLHLVWFFTFANSGGDLAAQDAWAEFVGRHPDSAYNLAWYGGMHPVSYSVVSPYLMSVLGVRTTMMIAGTLSAGLLTMILIRSRAVRDPLGPALAGVFALLCNAASGRVTFGLGMMFGLGATAVVFCWPHRWRYKRWAKALCAAPLAALATMASPVAGLFVGLVAVALFLQKRRPGAWALGLAPSLVVALSAWLFPFSGTQPMSIGSVILPFVYAALVYVLVPKKWKTVRITSAVYGVSVLLVWLINSQIGSNITRLAMLFGGAVLLAALPFTVPRSRKWYAIVIASVGFATWIGFKSVDDVVHTTPAASWARELAPLVNQLQKVDADKGRVEVVPARSHREASALAPYVNLARGWNRQADMERNPLFYDDTLNSANYHEWLRRWAVHYVVLPKDEPDGDGGERERQLVQRGMPYLKQIWGDTNWQLFAVTDPMPLADPPAVVDRADQGELTIEVKNAGRVLIRIPYSPWLGLVDADGKGVKPPQETDASKHRAEGEPKSFDNVNGCLMETPEDTSGDKWTELLAPKPGVYRLGAPYQLPRGTPCPDELRP; encoded by the coding sequence GTGGCCGCAGCGGAGCCGACACATGCCGACGACTCCCGTCCGGGGAGCCGGCCCACTTCGCGAATAGCGCTGCCCGCCGACGGGCCGGCGGCCCCAGGGGCCGAGGACCGGCGCGGCGGCCGCTTCGCCGCCGCCTTCGCGCCCCTCGTCCGGGTCTTCCGCCGGCGCCCCGTGCTGGCGGTCACCATTCTCTCCGGGGTGCTGCACCTCGTCTGGTTCTTCACGTTCGCGAACAGTGGTGGTGACCTCGCCGCGCAGGACGCGTGGGCCGAGTTCGTCGGCCGGCACCCCGACTCGGCGTACAACCTCGCCTGGTACGGCGGCATGCACCCGGTGTCGTACAGCGTCGTGTCGCCGTATCTGATGTCCGTGCTCGGCGTCCGTACGACGATGATGATCGCGGGGACGCTCTCCGCCGGGCTGCTGACCATGATCCTGATCCGCAGCCGCGCGGTCCGCGACCCCCTGGGCCCCGCGCTCGCGGGCGTCTTCGCGCTGCTGTGCAACGCGGCCTCGGGCCGGGTGACCTTCGGCCTCGGCATGATGTTCGGGCTCGGCGCGACCGCCGTGGTGTTCTGCTGGCCCCACCGCTGGCGCTACAAGCGGTGGGCGAAGGCGCTGTGCGCCGCCCCGCTCGCCGCGCTCGCGACCATGGCCTCACCGGTGGCGGGGCTGTTCGTCGGCCTGGTGGCGGTCGCGCTGTTCCTCCAAAAACGCCGGCCGGGCGCCTGGGCGCTGGGTCTCGCGCCGAGCCTGGTGGTGGCGCTGTCGGCGTGGCTGTTCCCCTTCTCCGGCACCCAGCCGATGTCGATCGGCTCGGTGATCCTGCCGTTCGTGTACGCGGCGCTGGTCTACGTGCTGGTGCCGAAGAAGTGGAAGACGGTACGGATCACGTCGGCGGTGTACGGCGTCTCGGTTCTTCTGGTCTGGCTGATCAACTCGCAGATCGGCTCGAACATCACCCGGCTCGCGATGCTGTTCGGCGGCGCCGTGCTGCTGGCCGCGCTGCCGTTCACCGTGCCGCGCAGCCGCAAGTGGTACGCCATCGTCATCGCCAGCGTGGGCTTCGCGACGTGGATCGGGTTCAAGTCGGTCGACGACGTCGTCCACACCACCCCTGCGGCGTCCTGGGCGCGCGAGCTGGCGCCGCTGGTCAACCAGCTCCAGAAGGTCGACGCCGACAAGGGCCGCGTCGAGGTCGTCCCGGCCCGCTCGCACCGCGAGGCCTCCGCGCTGGCCCCGTACGTCAACCTCGCGCGCGGCTGGAACCGCCAGGCCGACATGGAGCGCAACCCGCTCTTCTACGACGACACGCTCAACTCGGCCAACTACCACGAGTGGCTGCGCCGCTGGGCCGTCCACTACGTCGTCCTGCCCAAGGACGAGCCGGACGGCGACGGCGGTGAGCGGGAGCGGCAGCTCGTGCAGCGCGGGATGCCGTACCTGAAGCAGATCTGGGGCGACACCAACTGGCAGCTGTTCGCCGTGACAGACCCGATGCCGCTCGCCGACCCGCCGGCCGTGGTGGACCGCGCGGACCAGGGCGAGCTGACGATCGAGGTCAAGAACGCGGGCCGGGTCCTCATCCGTATCCCGTACTCGCCGTGGCTGGGCCTGGTCGACGCGGACGGCAAGGGCGTCAAGCCGCCCCAGGAGACGGACGCGTCCAAGCACCGCGCGGAGGGCGAGCCCAAGTCGTTCGACAACGTCAACGGCTGCCTGATGGAAACCCCGGAGGACACCTCCGGCGACAAATGGACCGAACTCCTGGCCCCGAAGCCCGGCGTCTACCGCCTGGGCGCCCCGTACCAACTCCCGAGGGGCACACCGTGCCCGGACGAGCTGCGCCCCTGA
- a CDS encoding D-alanyl-D-alanine carboxypeptidase encodes MAGESPDRSKQQESSKEPTSGSGSAVPGPARPSESGTAPAPADPRLTVARERVRVDQATAVFSTRALKEAVRPSGAEAEAEDGAEEGPDAADAAEGAFGGPEAPGGAGKPAGADEEDLKAAVASWVRSADREDDGDGADGSGDSGGSGDSGGSGDSGGSGDSGGSGDSGGSGDEGGEAGADAADAAEASDDDADDDADGDREASEAKPEPEPEIQSKPETKSGSDPEPRPAVDQATAVFKVPRPAVDRPTTTLKRGDGDGDGDGADKAPPKDTKTTTLRRPKDSDTAEPDTAEPAATAADKSGSAEPAADAPESEAERTSTFVPLKSLDDPEAGKPRPTPSATAGAGRTDTKNLTAPKDAKPPSAAKSTTAPKDAKDAKDAAAPVPPPAPTAALPRVGPERTTQQPLPPKPPLDLLAELTNTPPPPETRVRTLVRRVKIWTPLVVLLAIVFAVAQSLRPLPDPTLDLTAQSTYAFKGSATDMPWPSEGQAALDVLGIGSYGSSGEQKPVPIASVTKVMTAYLILRDHPLKGGDGEKIKVDQTAEDQATADGESTVKVHAGDSITEKEALQALLIASANNVARLVARWDAGSEKAFVAKMNTTAKRLGMTNTTYTDPSGLEKTTVSTAKDQVKLAKEAMKNDSFRQIAAMMQYTDYKGDKHSNWNRLVGYNGVVGIKTGTTTAAGGNLVFAAVKKVGGETRTIVGAVLSQGPGGEDNTILSGALDAGDKLIRAAQGSLESATILKKGTVVGAVDDGLGGRTPVVITKDVKAVGWPGLTVKLRFAADDDLPHTAKSGATVGSLTVGDGTGSAVKVPVSLQRNLEEPGFTDKLTRVS; translated from the coding sequence GTGGCGGGCGAGTCCCCCGACAGGTCGAAGCAGCAGGAGTCGTCGAAGGAGCCGACGTCGGGGAGTGGGTCGGCGGTTCCGGGCCCGGCCCGCCCGTCGGAGAGCGGGACGGCCCCGGCACCGGCCGACCCCCGGCTGACGGTGGCCCGCGAGCGGGTACGGGTCGACCAGGCGACGGCGGTGTTCTCGACACGCGCGCTCAAGGAGGCCGTACGGCCCTCCGGGGCGGAGGCGGAAGCGGAGGACGGCGCGGAGGAGGGCCCGGACGCCGCCGACGCCGCCGAGGGGGCCTTCGGCGGCCCGGAGGCGCCCGGCGGGGCCGGGAAGCCCGCGGGGGCCGACGAGGAGGACCTCAAGGCCGCGGTGGCGTCGTGGGTGCGGAGCGCGGACCGGGAGGACGACGGGGACGGCGCGGACGGCTCCGGCGACTCGGGTGGCTCCGGCGACTCGGGTGGCTCGGGCGACTCGGGTGGCTCGGGCGACTCGGGTGGCTCGGGCGACTCGGGTGGCTCGGGCGACGAGGGCGGGGAGGCCGGGGCGGACGCCGCTGACGCCGCCGAAGCGTCCGACGACGACGCCGACGACGACGCCGACGGCGACCGCGAGGCCTCCGAGGCCAAGCCCGAGCCCGAGCCGGAGATCCAGTCCAAGCCCGAGACCAAGTCCGGGAGCGACCCCGAGCCCCGTCCCGCCGTCGATCAGGCGACCGCCGTCTTCAAGGTGCCGCGGCCCGCCGTGGACCGTCCCACCACCACGCTGAAGCGCGGCGATGGAGACGGCGACGGCGACGGCGCCGACAAGGCGCCCCCGAAGGACACCAAGACCACCACCCTGCGCAGACCCAAGGACTCCGACACCGCCGAGCCCGACACCGCCGAGCCGGCAGCGACAGCGGCCGACAAGTCCGGCTCCGCCGAGCCCGCGGCCGACGCGCCCGAATCGGAGGCCGAGCGCACGAGCACCTTCGTCCCGCTCAAGTCGCTGGACGACCCCGAGGCCGGCAAGCCGCGCCCGACCCCCTCCGCCACCGCCGGCGCCGGTCGGACCGACACCAAGAACCTCACGGCCCCCAAGGACGCGAAGCCCCCGTCGGCCGCCAAGAGCACCACCGCCCCCAAGGACGCCAAGGACGCCAAGGACGCCGCCGCCCCCGTCCCGCCCCCCGCCCCGACCGCCGCGCTCCCGCGGGTCGGGCCCGAACGCACCACGCAGCAGCCGCTTCCGCCGAAGCCGCCGCTGGATCTGCTCGCCGAGCTGACCAACACCCCGCCGCCCCCGGAGACCCGGGTGCGCACGCTCGTGCGGCGGGTCAAGATCTGGACGCCGCTGGTCGTCCTGCTCGCGATCGTCTTCGCGGTCGCACAGAGTCTGCGTCCGCTCCCCGACCCCACCCTGGATCTCACCGCCCAGTCGACCTACGCCTTCAAGGGCAGCGCGACGGACATGCCCTGGCCGTCCGAGGGCCAGGCCGCACTGGACGTCCTCGGCATCGGCTCCTACGGCTCCTCCGGCGAGCAGAAGCCGGTGCCGATCGCCAGTGTCACCAAGGTCATGACGGCCTACCTGATCCTCAGGGACCACCCGCTCAAGGGCGGCGACGGCGAGAAGATCAAGGTGGACCAGACGGCGGAGGACCAGGCGACCGCGGACGGCGAGTCGACGGTCAAGGTGCACGCCGGTGACAGCATCACCGAGAAGGAGGCCCTGCAGGCCCTCCTCATCGCCTCGGCCAACAACGTGGCCCGGCTGGTGGCCCGCTGGGACGCCGGCTCCGAGAAGGCGTTCGTCGCCAAGATGAACACCACCGCCAAGCGGCTCGGCATGACGAACACGACGTACACCGACCCCTCGGGCCTGGAGAAGACGACCGTCAGCACCGCCAAGGACCAGGTCAAGCTGGCCAAGGAGGCGATGAAGAACGACAGCTTCCGGCAGATCGCGGCGATGATGCAGTACACCGACTACAAGGGCGACAAGCACAGCAACTGGAACCGTCTGGTCGGCTACAACGGCGTCGTCGGCATCAAGACCGGCACCACCACGGCCGCGGGCGGCAACCTGGTCTTCGCGGCGGTCAAGAAGGTCGGCGGCGAGACCCGCACGATCGTCGGCGCGGTGCTGAGCCAGGGCCCGGGCGGCGAGGACAACACCATCCTCAGCGGCGCGCTCGACGCGGGCGACAAGCTGATCCGGGCCGCGCAGGGCTCGCTGGAGTCGGCGACGATCCTGAAGAAGGGCACCGTCGTCGGAGCCGTCGACGACGGTCTCGGCGGCCGTACGCCCGTGGTGATCACCAAGGACGTCAAGGCGGTCGGCTGGCCCGGACTCACGGTGAAGCTGAGGTTCGCCGCGGACGACGACCTGCCGCACACCGCGAAGTCCGGCGCCACCGTGGGCTCGCTCACGGTCGGCGACGGCACGGGCAGCGCGGTGAAGGTGCCGGTCAGCCTCCAGCGGAACCTCGAGGAGCCCGGCTTCACCGACAAGCTCACGCGCGTGAGCTGA
- a CDS encoding SGNH/GDSL hydrolase family protein — MPERSDKHTENWIATWGTAQQLARPAEPGGGPQLPDEPSGEAAADEAAIDDATVDEAPAEEGSAAPVKVGAATVRMVARVTAGGTALRVALSNSFGHAPVRIAAARIARYDGGAAIRADSTRRLTFGGREEVVLPTGAQLHSDPVAYDVPAGTDLAVSLHVPDQDVTPTTHDLGLRPAWLAPGDQTDARDLRDATGFASYLWLAGIDVLAPSGAATVVVLGDSLADGAGTTPGADRPWPSVLARRLAARPDLPPRAVVNAGIAGNRVLRETDGLGASALARFDRDVLARPGVRWVVLAEGGNDIGFGFIPGMPESERATAQDVIAGHRMLIDRAHLHGLSIIGCTVTPFGGTFVYTEESERMRQEVNDWIRGGGEFDAIVDTDAALRAPSTPTHLHPDYDSGDHIHPNDTGNEAIAEAFDLEVFRGAE, encoded by the coding sequence ATGCCAGAGCGCAGCGACAAGCACACGGAGAACTGGATCGCCACCTGGGGCACGGCGCAGCAACTCGCCCGCCCCGCCGAGCCCGGGGGAGGACCACAGCTGCCGGACGAGCCGTCCGGGGAGGCGGCGGCTGACGAAGCGGCGATTGACGACGCGACGGTCGACGAGGCGCCGGCCGAGGAGGGCTCGGCCGCGCCGGTGAAGGTGGGCGCGGCGACCGTCCGCATGGTGGCACGCGTCACCGCCGGCGGCACCGCCCTACGCGTCGCGCTGTCGAACTCCTTCGGCCACGCGCCGGTACGCATCGCCGCCGCACGCATAGCGCGGTACGACGGCGGCGCGGCGATCCGCGCCGACAGCACCCGGAGGCTCACCTTCGGCGGACGCGAGGAGGTCGTCCTGCCGACGGGCGCGCAACTGCACAGCGACCCCGTCGCGTACGACGTCCCGGCGGGGACCGACCTGGCCGTCTCCCTCCACGTCCCCGACCAGGACGTCACCCCCACGACGCACGACCTCGGGCTGCGCCCGGCCTGGCTCGCCCCGGGCGACCAGACCGACGCGCGGGACCTGCGGGACGCCACCGGGTTCGCGTCCTATCTGTGGCTCGCCGGCATCGACGTCCTCGCGCCGTCCGGCGCCGCGACCGTCGTCGTCCTCGGCGACTCCCTCGCCGACGGCGCCGGCACCACGCCGGGCGCGGACCGGCCGTGGCCCTCGGTGCTGGCCCGCCGGCTCGCCGCCCGGCCGGACCTGCCGCCGCGCGCGGTGGTCAACGCGGGCATCGCGGGCAACCGCGTCCTGCGCGAGACCGACGGCCTCGGCGCGAGCGCGCTGGCCCGCTTCGACCGCGACGTACTGGCCCGGCCCGGTGTGCGCTGGGTGGTGCTGGCGGAGGGCGGCAACGACATCGGCTTCGGCTTCATCCCCGGCATGCCGGAGAGCGAGCGGGCGACGGCCCAGGACGTCATCGCCGGTCACCGCATGCTCATCGACCGCGCACATTTGCACGGCCTGAGCATCATCGGCTGCACGGTGACGCCGTTCGGCGGCACGTTCGTGTACACGGAGGAGAGCGAGCGGATGCGCCAGGAGGTCAACGACTGGATCCGCGGCGGCGGCGAGTTCGACGCGATCGTCGACACGGACGCGGCCCTCCGCGCCCCCTCCACCCCCACCCACCTGCACCCGGACTACGACTCCGGCGACCACATCCACCCCAACGACACCGGCAACGAGGCGATAGCGGAGGCATTCGACCTGGAGGTGTTCCGGGGGGCGGAGTAG